One window of the Nocardia huaxiensis genome contains the following:
- a CDS encoding FAD-binding oxidoreductase produces the protein MSLLGKAGRAPAAQESGFAAHQAGVDRLLASYRAIPRDANVRLAKKTSNLFRARAKSTAPGLDVSGLTRVIAVDPQARTADVAGMTTYEDLVATTLPYGLAPLVVPQLKTITLGGAVTGLGIESTSFRNGLPHESVLEIDILTGAGEIVTATRDNEYADLFRGFPNSYGTLGYSTRIKIELEPVKPYVALRHIRFHDLRELEAAMARIIADRAWDGEPVEYLDGVVFTADESYLTVARQTDEPGPVSDYTGMDIFYRSIQHDDQAPKRDRLTIHDYLWRWDTDWFWCSRAFGTQNPNIRRFWPKQYRRSSFYWKLIALDHKYDIGDKIEARKGNPPRERVVQDIEVPIERTADFVEWFLREIPIEPIWLCPLRLRDTGGERPWPLYPLEPERTYVNVGFWSAVPTSPGQPEGLANRAIERKVSELDGHKSLYSDSYYAPEEFAALYYGGDTYSQLKQHYDPDHRLLDLYSKAVQRK, from the coding sequence GTGAGTCTGTTGGGGAAGGCCGGCCGCGCACCGGCCGCACAGGAATCAGGTTTCGCCGCGCATCAGGCCGGGGTCGATCGACTCCTGGCCTCCTACCGCGCAATCCCGCGAGACGCGAACGTACGACTGGCCAAGAAGACCTCCAATCTGTTCCGGGCCCGCGCCAAGAGCACCGCACCCGGCCTCGACGTGTCGGGCTTGACGCGGGTCATCGCGGTGGATCCGCAGGCCCGGACCGCCGACGTGGCGGGCATGACCACCTACGAGGACCTGGTGGCCACCACCCTGCCCTACGGCCTGGCGCCCCTGGTGGTGCCGCAGCTCAAGACCATCACCCTCGGCGGCGCGGTGACCGGGCTCGGCATCGAGTCCACCTCCTTCCGCAACGGCCTGCCGCACGAGTCGGTGCTGGAGATCGACATCCTGACCGGGGCCGGGGAGATCGTCACCGCCACCCGGGACAACGAATACGCCGATCTGTTCCGGGGCTTCCCGAACTCCTATGGCACGCTGGGATATTCGACTCGGATCAAGATCGAGCTCGAACCCGTGAAACCGTATGTAGCCCTGCGCCACATACGGTTTCATGATTTACGGGAGCTGGAAGCGGCGATGGCGCGAATCATCGCCGACCGCGCCTGGGACGGCGAACCGGTCGAATACCTCGACGGCGTGGTCTTCACCGCCGACGAGAGCTACCTGACCGTGGCCCGCCAGACCGACGAACCCGGCCCGGTCAGCGACTACACCGGCATGGACATCTTCTACCGGTCCATCCAGCACGACGACCAGGCGCCCAAACGCGACCGGCTCACCATCCACGACTATCTGTGGCGCTGGGATACCGATTGGTTCTGGTGCTCGCGGGCATTCGGAACCCAGAACCCGAACATCCGCAGGTTCTGGCCGAAGCAGTACCGGCGCAGCAGCTTCTACTGGAAGCTCATCGCGCTCGACCACAAGTACGACATCGGCGACAAGATCGAGGCGCGGAAGGGCAATCCGCCGCGGGAGCGTGTCGTGCAGGACATCGAGGTGCCGATCGAGCGCACCGCCGACTTCGTCGAATGGTTCCTGCGTGAAATACCCATCGAGCCGATCTGGTTGTGCCCGTTGCGATTGCGCGACACCGGCGGCGAACGCCCCTGGCCGCTGTACCCGCTCGAACCGGAACGGACCTACGTGAACGTCGGCTTTTGGTCGGCCGTGCCGACCAGCCCCGGGCAACCCGAGGGCCTGGCCAATCGCGCCATCGAACGCAAGGTGTCCGAACTGGACGGCCACAAGTCGCTCTACTCCGACTCCTACTACGCCCCGGAGGAATTCGCCGCGCTCTATTACGGCGGAGACACCTATTCCCAACTCAAGCAGCACTACGACCCGGATCATCGTTTACTGGATCTGTATTCGAAGGCGGTGCAACGCAAGTGA
- a CDS encoding pentapeptide repeat-containing protein yields the protein MVRGDQLHFHISYAPADEGWAAWLAWELEESAAGYRTRLQAWDLPVGQHFGDFVLHGVRECRAVIVVLSARYLSAPGSAVEWQTIIEHDPAKLVVVRVDESALSGLPDAVEVLDLAQVRSAGEAREAVLALAARRLSDSVAESGTGFGAAPGPGFGPTFGSGQGLGFGGGPADQTGPQAHLRYPASAPPFPPGVAVDGPRTGLSILHVAGPRFGHGLLRADSPGEADALREHILSGVAARVGRGVPTPDLIVVSGDITDSGSPTEFASAAAFLIGLRVRLNVWPDRLLIVPGNHDVSKKACAAYFMRCEADEIPPQWPYAEKLDRYRRLFDELYRGLDQPRFDHDRLWSLFPIPELRVVVAGLNSTMAATHLPDTDYGLIGDGQALWFENQLRGYEEREWLRLGLIRHDPLTKPGDPTALHDGQALTAGLGDRLHLLIHGPGPVGWYTGRLGNGLPDLPAAGPGLAEIIHLTTAGLARHSCADSAEPAVLEQEWRRSAGALRAADTVRPDGAGGSRTPGDQVGVSPDRQLLEDVAQVCEVRYPEATIVRIAAARPPYVLIKQQRDQVLDQWRIGVRHGDVTEQLVDEFRAQKPEPGSELVYRDGSASRAVVARAGVNGIRIRSYTGFQGLLDLRDYLAGQLERLREDPRYPPDLYVPQRFRTVERGSQEIRDDLVAELLNLVSDPDHGRFVLLLGDFGRGKTFALHELARRIHESEPTLVPILIDLRSMDRMESVFSLVATHLANHGEDEINLRALRFMLEQGRVVLLFDGFDELLGRVSYDNASAFLEILLQAAIGRAKVVVAGRTQHFESRTQVFEMLGDRVGILEDRTVLSIEYFTEDQIRQFLVNRHGGDEQAADARMQLLTGIPDLLELAGNPRMLSFIAELDERRLRSAGAQQVTGPTTLYRAILTAWLTYEAERAPREPGSTAEAQLRELWWGVTSFALRVWAAGTPYLQLSDLTDLAGGVAEQISGTRFTVAQHAHAIGSRSLLVRTENNLFGFIHPSVTEWLVTNHVASQFAVGVDAPPPLSQAQLSPLGVQFLCDCADGQVLRAWVDRTLSAADPDDNSRINAGRVAARLRTAPGLDLRGEELAGEDLSYRNLARVDLSGANLTGARLTGATLDGANLTGATLVGTRLERTSLAGADLTDADLSDAHLTRATLSDAVLRGANLTGAQLDRAVLVGADLTGADLTDAQLIDADLERAVLIEARVRRVRLDQATLVDADLTRADLTGARLARTNLTGSRADGSRWTRAALLEVIGRPTGTDLFGAARVPGTPVLTEYAAASTGVRHGVDTQRGRLPRPLAYSPDGGTIAIGSDDGGVMIYGADTGRQLRMLQGHRDRAFAVAYTDRVLVTGSADGTVGIWDAATGELRRMLSGHTQWPWPLEVNGTGSLLATGDADGVLRLRRLPDGQLLREFPPPDGRARKISSISFHGRQRLAAAYQDGAVRLWDLYSARETGHFAGGADEVYRVAWNPAGTRLAVSGANGALGLWDSAGQRVLNLPGHGGRVYALAFHPTEPLLASGDTNGIVHLWNTETGEHVRMCDKHAPAAIHWVTFDPNGDLLATGDSAGLVLLRDGRTAEPRHPLVGHTGSVWPFAFRPDGTQLAVTDDEFTLRVWDPATGWCQHTLSGHGRHVREVSFNADGSLLASCSNDGSVRWWDPVTGRQVERLAGSDDRLVTFTSAQFNPVRADQLAALRSDGRLSLYGLADRRYERHITVTWGPVWAIAYDPAARFIATANDDDSVTVWTRETGGVHAECQPHRGRVRSIAFDADGSRMATGCDDSCVRLWDMGSGELLRVLTGHTGRVYGVAFHGGLLASVSLDATVRIWDVEQGTQLQELDLHQGMLWALAVESGTGMLATAGDDLVIRLWDIRSGRLLHTLPGHRQRVRSLAFDPAGKLLASGANDGTIMLWSLGEAGTAPALRGTLLGLRDGWAAVAADGRFKFEGPAAGEFWHVIGMCRFEIGELSPYLPDFRRIEPDVPL from the coding sequence GTGGTGAGGGGAGACCAGCTGCATTTTCATATCAGTTACGCACCGGCCGACGAGGGCTGGGCCGCGTGGCTGGCTTGGGAGCTCGAGGAGTCGGCGGCTGGGTATCGGACCAGGTTGCAGGCTTGGGATCTGCCGGTGGGGCAGCACTTCGGGGACTTCGTCCTGCACGGTGTGCGGGAGTGCCGGGCGGTGATCGTGGTGTTGTCCGCGCGGTATCTGTCCGCGCCGGGGAGCGCGGTGGAGTGGCAGACGATCATCGAGCACGATCCGGCGAAGCTGGTGGTGGTGCGGGTCGACGAGAGTGCGCTCTCCGGGCTGCCGGATGCGGTGGAGGTGCTGGATCTCGCGCAGGTCCGCTCCGCCGGGGAGGCGCGCGAGGCCGTGCTCGCGCTCGCCGCTCGGCGCCTGTCCGATTCCGTCGCGGAATCCGGCACCGGATTCGGCGCCGCACCCGGCCCGGGATTCGGGCCGACCTTCGGTTCCGGTCAAGGTCTCGGGTTCGGTGGCGGCCCCGCCGATCAGACTGGGCCACAAGCACACCTGCGGTATCCGGCCTCGGCCCCGCCGTTTCCGCCCGGCGTGGCCGTCGACGGGCCGCGGACGGGGCTGTCGATTCTGCACGTGGCGGGGCCGCGGTTCGGGCACGGCCTCTTGCGGGCGGACAGTCCGGGTGAGGCGGACGCGCTGCGGGAGCACATTCTGTCCGGGGTCGCGGCGCGGGTCGGAAGAGGAGTGCCGACGCCGGATCTGATCGTGGTCAGCGGCGATATCACAGATTCGGGCAGTCCGACCGAGTTCGCCAGTGCGGCAGCGTTTCTCATCGGGCTGCGGGTGCGGCTGAATGTGTGGCCGGATCGGCTGCTGATCGTGCCGGGCAATCACGATGTGTCGAAGAAGGCCTGTGCGGCCTACTTCATGCGCTGTGAGGCGGACGAGATCCCGCCGCAGTGGCCGTACGCGGAGAAGCTGGACCGGTACCGGCGGCTGTTCGACGAGCTGTACCGCGGACTGGATCAGCCGCGGTTCGATCACGATCGACTGTGGAGCCTGTTCCCGATTCCGGAGTTGCGGGTGGTCGTGGCCGGATTGAACTCCACCATGGCGGCCACGCATCTGCCGGACACCGACTACGGGTTGATCGGCGACGGCCAGGCGCTCTGGTTCGAGAACCAGCTGCGCGGCTACGAGGAGCGGGAGTGGCTGCGGCTGGGCCTGATCCGCCACGACCCGCTGACCAAACCGGGTGATCCGACGGCCCTGCACGACGGCCAGGCGCTCACCGCCGGACTGGGCGACCGGCTGCACCTGCTGATCCACGGTCCCGGCCCGGTGGGCTGGTACACCGGGCGGCTGGGGAACGGTCTGCCCGATCTGCCCGCCGCCGGTCCCGGGCTCGCCGAGATCATTCACCTGACCACCGCCGGGCTCGCGCGCCACTCCTGCGCCGACAGTGCCGAACCCGCTGTGCTGGAACAGGAGTGGAGGAGAAGCGCGGGCGCTCTGCGCGCGGCCGACACGGTGCGGCCCGATGGCGCCGGCGGCTCCCGCACCCCCGGCGACCAGGTGGGCGTATCCCCGGATCGACAACTGCTGGAGGATGTCGCGCAGGTCTGCGAGGTGCGGTACCCCGAGGCGACGATCGTCCGGATCGCCGCCGCCCGGCCGCCGTACGTGCTGATCAAACAGCAGCGTGATCAGGTGCTCGACCAGTGGCGCATCGGCGTGCGGCACGGCGACGTGACCGAGCAGCTGGTGGACGAATTCCGTGCGCAGAAACCGGAACCCGGATCCGAGCTGGTGTATCGCGACGGTTCCGCATCGCGGGCCGTGGTGGCCCGGGCCGGCGTGAACGGCATCCGGATCCGCAGCTACACCGGCTTCCAAGGTCTGCTCGATCTGCGCGACTATCTCGCCGGGCAGCTCGAGCGGTTGCGGGAGGATCCGCGCTACCCACCCGATCTGTATGTGCCGCAACGGTTCCGGACCGTGGAGCGAGGCAGCCAGGAGATCCGCGACGATCTGGTCGCCGAACTGCTGAACCTCGTGTCGGACCCCGACCACGGCCGATTCGTGCTGCTGCTCGGCGATTTCGGCCGCGGGAAGACCTTCGCCCTGCACGAGCTGGCGCGACGCATCCACGAGTCCGAACCCACGCTGGTCCCCATACTGATCGATCTGCGCTCGATGGATCGGATGGAGTCGGTATTCTCGCTCGTCGCAACGCATCTCGCGAACCACGGCGAGGACGAGATCAATCTGCGCGCCCTGCGCTTCATGCTCGAGCAGGGCCGGGTGGTGCTGCTGTTCGACGGCTTCGACGAACTGCTCGGCCGGGTCAGCTACGACAATGCGAGCGCGTTTCTGGAGATCCTGCTGCAGGCCGCCATCGGCCGGGCGAAGGTCGTGGTCGCCGGGCGCACACAGCATTTCGAATCCCGCACCCAGGTGTTCGAGATGCTGGGGGATCGGGTCGGCATCCTCGAGGATCGGACCGTGCTCAGCATCGAGTACTTCACCGAGGATCAGATCCGCCAGTTCCTGGTGAACCGGCACGGCGGTGACGAACAGGCCGCCGACGCCCGCATGCAGTTGCTCACCGGCATCCCGGATCTGCTGGAGCTGGCCGGCAATCCGCGCATGCTCAGCTTCATCGCCGAACTCGACGAACGCCGGCTGCGCAGTGCGGGCGCACAGCAGGTGACCGGGCCGACCACCCTGTACCGCGCGATCCTCACCGCCTGGCTGACCTATGAGGCCGAGCGGGCGCCACGCGAGCCGGGTTCGACCGCCGAAGCCCAGCTGCGCGAACTGTGGTGGGGTGTCACCTCTTTCGCGCTGCGCGTGTGGGCGGCGGGCACCCCGTACCTGCAACTGAGCGATCTCACCGACCTGGCGGGCGGGGTGGCCGAGCAGATCAGCGGCACCCGGTTCACTGTGGCGCAGCACGCGCACGCGATCGGCTCGCGCAGCCTGCTGGTGCGCACCGAGAACAATCTGTTCGGGTTCATCCACCCGTCGGTGACCGAATGGCTGGTGACCAACCATGTCGCGAGCCAGTTCGCGGTGGGTGTGGATGCGCCGCCGCCGCTGTCGCAGGCCCAGCTGTCCCCGCTCGGCGTGCAGTTCCTCTGCGACTGCGCCGACGGCCAGGTCTTGCGCGCCTGGGTGGATCGCACCCTGTCCGCCGCCGATCCCGACGACAACTCGCGCATCAACGCGGGCCGGGTGGCGGCCCGCCTGCGCACCGCGCCGGGCCTGGATCTGCGTGGCGAGGAACTGGCCGGTGAGGACCTGTCGTACCGGAATCTGGCGCGCGTCGATCTCAGCGGGGCCAATCTCACCGGAGCCCGGCTGACCGGCGCCACCCTCGACGGCGCGAACCTCACCGGCGCGACCCTGGTGGGCACCCGGCTCGAACGCACCTCGCTGGCGGGCGCTGATCTCACCGACGCCGATCTGTCCGACGCCCACCTGACCCGGGCCACGCTCAGCGACGCCGTGCTGCGCGGCGCGAATCTGACCGGCGCACAACTGGATCGGGCCGTCCTGGTGGGCGCGGACCTCACCGGCGCGGACCTCACCGACGCCCAGCTGATCGACGCCGACCTGGAACGAGCGGTCCTGATCGAGGCGCGGGTGCGCCGGGTCCGGCTCGACCAGGCCACGCTCGTCGACGCCGACCTGACCCGCGCCGACCTCACCGGCGCGCGCCTGGCCCGCACCAACCTGACCGGCTCCCGCGCCGACGGCAGCCGCTGGACCCGCGCCGCCCTGCTCGAGGTGATCGGAAGACCCACGGGCACCGACCTTTTCGGTGCGGCCCGGGTCCCCGGCACCCCGGTCCTCACCGAGTACGCGGCCGCGTCGACCGGCGTCCGGCACGGCGTCGACACCCAGCGCGGCCGGCTCCCCCGCCCGCTCGCCTACAGCCCGGACGGCGGCACCATCGCCATCGGCAGCGACGACGGCGGCGTCATGATCTACGGCGCGGACACCGGCCGCCAGCTGAGAATGCTGCAGGGACACCGGGATCGGGCCTTCGCCGTCGCCTACACCGATCGCGTCCTGGTCACCGGTTCCGCCGACGGCACCGTCGGCATCTGGGACGCGGCGACCGGCGAACTGCGCCGCATGCTGTCCGGGCACACCCAGTGGCCGTGGCCGCTGGAGGTGAACGGCACCGGCAGCCTGCTGGCCACCGGTGACGCCGACGGCGTGCTGCGCCTGCGCCGGCTCCCGGACGGGCAGCTGCTGCGCGAATTCCCGCCGCCGGACGGCCGCGCGCGCAAGATCTCCAGCATCTCCTTCCACGGCCGCCAGCGGCTGGCGGCGGCCTACCAGGACGGTGCGGTCCGGCTGTGGGACCTGTATTCGGCCAGGGAGACAGGGCATTTCGCGGGCGGCGCGGACGAGGTCTACCGCGTCGCCTGGAATCCGGCGGGCACCCGGCTGGCGGTCAGCGGCGCGAACGGCGCACTCGGGCTGTGGGACAGCGCCGGACAGCGGGTACTGAACCTGCCGGGTCACGGCGGACGCGTGTACGCCCTGGCCTTCCATCCCACCGAACCACTGCTGGCCAGCGGCGACACCAATGGCATTGTGCACCTCTGGAATACCGAGACCGGCGAGCACGTGCGCATGTGCGACAAGCACGCCCCGGCCGCAATCCACTGGGTGACCTTCGATCCCAATGGCGATCTGCTGGCCACCGGCGACAGCGCCGGCCTGGTGCTGCTGCGCGACGGCCGCACCGCCGAGCCCCGGCATCCGCTGGTCGGGCACACCGGATCGGTGTGGCCCTTCGCCTTCCGGCCCGACGGCACCCAATTGGCCGTCACCGACGATGAATTCACGCTGCGGGTGTGGGATCCGGCGACGGGCTGGTGTCAGCACACGCTGTCCGGGCACGGGCGGCACGTGCGCGAGGTGTCCTTCAACGCGGACGGCTCACTGCTGGCGTCGTGCAGCAACGACGGGTCGGTGCGCTGGTGGGATCCGGTGACCGGACGGCAGGTGGAACGGCTGGCCGGTAGCGACGACCGGTTGGTCACCTTCACCTCCGCGCAGTTCAATCCGGTGCGGGCGGATCAGCTGGCCGCGCTCCGCAGCGACGGCCGCCTGAGCCTGTACGGGCTGGCCGACCGCCGCTACGAACGGCACATCACGGTCACCTGGGGTCCGGTGTGGGCCATCGCCTACGACCCGGCGGCCCGGTTCATCGCCACCGCCAACGACGACGACAGCGTCACGGTGTGGACCCGTGAGACGGGCGGCGTGCACGCGGAATGCCAGCCGCATCGCGGGCGGGTGCGCTCGATCGCCTTCGACGCCGACGGGTCGCGCATGGCCACCGGCTGCGACGATTCCTGCGTCCGGCTCTGGGACATGGGTTCCGGGGAACTGCTGCGCGTCCTGACCGGGCACACCGGCCGCGTGTACGGGGTGGCGTTCCACGGCGGCCTGCTGGCCAGCGTGTCCCTGGACGCGACGGTCCGCATCTGGGATGTGGAGCAGGGCACGCAGTTGCAGGAGTTGGACCTGCATCAGGGCATGCTGTGGGCGCTGGCCGTCGAGTCGGGGACGGGCATGCTCGCCACCGCGGGTGACGATCTGGTCATCCGGCTGTGGGACATCCGGTCCGGTCGCCTGCTGCACACCTTGCCGGGGCATCGGCAGCGGGTGCGTTCACTGGCCTTCGATCCTGCCGGGAAATTGCTCGCGAGCGGCGCGAACGACGGCACGATCATGCTGTGGTCGCTGGGCGAGGCCGGCACGGCCCCGGCGCTGCGCGGCACGCTGCTCGGTCTGCGGGACGGCTGGGCGGCGGTGGCCGCGGACGGCCGGTTCAAGTTCGAGGGCCCGGCGGCCGGGGAGTTCTGGCATGTGATCGGCATGTGCCGGTTCGAGATCGGCGAGTTGAGCCCCTACCTCCCCGATTTCCGGCGGATCGAGCCGGATGTCCCGCTCTGA
- a CDS encoding SLC13 family permease, giving the protein MSAEPDSDARGPLSGARPPSRWRLSTLDTVRLALLAAGLICVATGLLPRDEAADNMRRIGPLLLFLGSVIVLAQLARRAQVFDVIAHRLAIIGRGNYVALFLLCVLFATVTTTVLNLDTTAVLLTPVMLALAVPARIPPLPLAMTTLWLANTASLLLPVSNLTNLLAADRVALDATGFAARMWLPQLLSVAATMLCLWIWYWRRGLRGEDRYLPPEPVRPANVRERVLLYTTGGACLLFVLAIPVVGDAIEVAATAAAAIAVLAFAVFDRKALRWSLIPWQLLVFVVGLFLVVPTLSRFGLAAVMQALIGADSGAAGAFRAAAAGAGLSNVVNNLPAYTAGEAVVPHGNHTQLLALLIGTNVGPIVTPWASLATLLCLEFCRTHDVRVPMRRFVLTGLALAVLATVASVGGLLLIA; this is encoded by the coding sequence GTGTCCGCAGAGCCAGACTCCGATGCGCGCGGTCCGCTGTCCGGCGCCCGGCCGCCGTCACGATGGCGGCTGAGCACACTGGATACGGTGCGGCTGGCCCTGCTGGCCGCCGGATTGATCTGTGTGGCAACCGGATTGCTGCCGCGGGACGAGGCGGCGGACAATATGCGGCGGATCGGGCCGCTGCTGTTGTTCCTGGGCAGTGTCATCGTGCTGGCGCAGTTGGCGCGGCGGGCGCAGGTGTTCGATGTGATCGCGCATCGGCTGGCGATCATCGGGCGCGGGAACTATGTGGCGTTGTTCCTGCTGTGCGTGTTGTTCGCGACGGTGACGACCACGGTGTTGAATCTGGACACCACGGCGGTGCTGTTGACGCCGGTGATGTTGGCATTGGCGGTGCCCGCGCGGATTCCGCCGCTGCCGCTGGCCATGACCACGCTGTGGCTGGCGAATACGGCGAGTCTGCTGTTGCCCGTGTCGAATCTGACGAACCTGCTGGCGGCTGATCGGGTGGCGCTGGACGCCACCGGATTCGCGGCGAGAATGTGGCTGCCGCAGCTGCTTTCGGTGGCGGCGACCATGCTGTGCCTGTGGATTTGGTACTGGCGGCGGGGGCTGCGCGGCGAGGATCGCTATCTGCCGCCGGAGCCGGTGCGGCCCGCGAATGTGCGTGAGCGGGTGCTGCTGTACACCACGGGTGGGGCATGCCTGCTGTTCGTGCTGGCCATTCCGGTGGTGGGGGATGCGATCGAGGTCGCGGCGACGGCAGCCGCCGCCATCGCGGTGCTCGCGTTCGCCGTGTTCGACCGAAAAGCCCTGCGCTGGTCGCTGATTCCCTGGCAGCTGCTGGTCTTCGTGGTCGGGTTGTTCCTGGTTGTGCCGACGCTGAGCCGATTCGGGCTCGCGGCGGTGATGCAGGCGCTGATCGGCGCGGATTCCGGGGCGGCGGGTGCGTTCCGGGCGGCGGCGGCCGGCGCCGGACTGTCCAATGTGGTCAACAATCTGCCCGCCTACACGGCCGGCGAAGCCGTTGTGCCGCACGGGAATCACACACAGTTGCTGGCCCTGCTGATCGGTACGAACGTCGGCCCGATCGTGACCCCGTGGGCCTCGCTGGCCACCCTGCTGTGCCTGGAGTTCTGCCGCACCCACGACGTGCGCGTACCCATGCGGCGGTTCGTGCTCACCGGCCTGGCGCTCGCCGTCCTCGCCACCGTGGCCTCGGTGGGTGGTCTGCTGCTCATCGCTTAG
- a CDS encoding SRPBCC family protein: protein MGQVSASSSIVVTADPKRTLDAIADYETVRPRILSSHYRDYKLVDGGKGAGTVVEWTLQATEKRQRNVRATISVSDSMVTERDSNSSMVTTWTVTPSGTGSLVTVRTSWKGAGGIGGIFEGIFAPLGLKKIQAEVLENLKKELA, encoded by the coding sequence GTGGGACAGGTCAGCGCCTCCAGTTCGATCGTCGTGACGGCCGATCCGAAGCGGACTCTCGACGCGATCGCGGACTACGAGACGGTGCGCCCGCGCATCCTCTCCTCGCACTACCGTGACTACAAGCTCGTCGACGGCGGCAAGGGCGCCGGCACCGTCGTCGAGTGGACGCTGCAGGCCACCGAGAAGCGCCAGCGCAATGTCCGCGCCACCATCTCCGTCTCCGATTCCATGGTGACCGAACGGGATTCGAACTCCTCCATGGTCACCACCTGGACGGTCACCCCGTCCGGCACCGGCTCCCTGGTCACCGTGCGCACCAGCTGGAAGGGCGCGGGCGGCATCGGCGGCATCTTCGAGGGCATCTTCGCGCCCCTCGGCCTCAAGAAGATCCAGGCCGAGGTGCTGGAGAACCTGAAGAAGGAACTGGCGTAA
- a CDS encoding VOC family protein — protein MAVKLANITFDCRNAAELAGFYAQLLDLTVDKDANEHFATVGTEAGHSPTLMFLQVPDKNPGKNVVHLDLVADDLPAQIDRAVALGAKHIGDFDEFGIQWATLADPEGNLFDVAVGH, from the coding sequence ATGGCCGTCAAACTCGCCAATATCACCTTCGATTGCCGCAATGCCGCCGAGCTGGCGGGGTTCTACGCCCAGCTGCTGGATCTCACCGTCGACAAGGACGCCAACGAGCATTTCGCCACCGTCGGCACCGAGGCGGGACACAGCCCGACTCTCATGTTCCTTCAGGTTCCGGACAAGAATCCGGGCAAGAACGTCGTGCACCTGGATCTGGTGGCCGACGATCTGCCCGCCCAGATCGACCGCGCGGTTGCCCTGGGTGCCAAGCACATCGGCGATTTCGACGAGTTCGGCATCCAGTGGGCGACGCTGGCCGATCCGGAGGGCAATCTGTTCGACGTGGCCGTCGGCCACTAG
- a CDS encoding MerR family transcriptional regulator, with protein MTAIVPIGEFSRLSLLSVKTLRYYHEIELLEPADVDPGSGYRRYSTDQVEQAHLIRRLRDLNMPLPEIRAVLAAPDRASRDEALRAHLERMEAELLRTRDVVASLRSLLTTTPTGLEVEYRSVPELFAVTITDVVAWDVISEWCDTSFPALYEALEQAGVAPTGPGGATYGNAFYEEREGEVVAFVPLAESDRAAFESAEGLDLIRLPARRFAVAQHRGPFTDMDVTYGALGSHVAEHDTALAEPIRELYLNGPGDADPGEYLTEICWPIV; from the coding sequence ATGACAGCGATCGTGCCGATCGGGGAGTTCTCCCGGCTCAGCCTGCTCAGCGTGAAGACGCTGCGGTACTACCACGAGATCGAACTGTTGGAACCGGCCGATGTGGATCCGGGTTCGGGGTATCGGCGGTATTCGACGGATCAGGTGGAGCAGGCGCATCTGATCCGGCGGCTGCGGGATCTGAACATGCCGCTGCCGGAGATTCGGGCCGTGCTGGCCGCGCCGGATCGGGCGAGCCGGGACGAGGCGTTGCGGGCGCATCTGGAACGGATGGAGGCCGAGCTGTTGCGGACGCGGGACGTGGTGGCGTCGCTGCGGTCGCTGCTCACCACTACGCCCACCGGGCTGGAGGTCGAATACCGGTCAGTACCTGAGCTTTTCGCTGTCACCATTACCGATGTCGTTGCGTGGGACGTCATCTCGGAGTGGTGCGACACCAGCTTCCCGGCGTTGTACGAGGCGCTCGAGCAGGCCGGGGTCGCGCCCACCGGACCGGGCGGGGCCACCTACGGGAACGCCTTCTACGAGGAGCGCGAGGGCGAGGTGGTGGCGTTCGTGCCCCTCGCCGAATCCGATCGCGCCGCATTCGAATCCGCCGAGGGGCTGGATCTCATCCGGCTGCCCGCGCGGCGGTTCGCGGTCGCGCAGCACCGCGGGCCTTTCACCGATATGGATGTCACCTACGGCGCATTGGGCAGCCATGTCGCCGAACACGACACCGCGCTCGCCGAACCCATTCGCGAGCTGTACCTGAACGGACCCGGCGACGCCGACCCGGGCGAGTACCTCACCGAAATCTGCTGGCCCATCGTCTGA
- a CDS encoding YbaB/EbfC family nucleoid-associated protein codes for MQPGGEFDIQQLMAQAQQMQQAVMAAQAEIAESEVEGEAGGGLVRVKIRATGEVLSLAIDPKIVDPEDVDTLQDLVIGALNNAMENAQNLAAERLGPLAGGFGGGALPGF; via the coding sequence GTGCAGCCCGGTGGCGAGTTCGACATCCAGCAGTTGATGGCCCAGGCCCAGCAGATGCAGCAGGCCGTCATGGCCGCGCAGGCGGAGATCGCCGAATCCGAGGTGGAGGGCGAGGCGGGCGGCGGTCTGGTGCGCGTCAAGATCCGCGCCACCGGCGAGGTGCTGTCGCTGGCCATCGACCCGAAGATCGTGGATCCCGAGGATGTCGACACCCTCCAGGACCTCGTCATCGGCGCGCTCAACAACGCCATGGAGAACGCCCAGAACCTGGCCGCCGAGCGTCTCGGCCCGCTCGCCGGTGGTTTCGGCGGCGGCGCGCTCCCCGGCTTCTGA